A genomic stretch from Actinomadura rubteroloni includes:
- a CDS encoding dihydrofolate reductase family protein, with protein sequence MASVVTSASMSLDGYIAGPAESGFELLFAWHNNGDIEVPSADPRWSFRLTAASAEHVRGQLAEFGALVVGRRLFDLTGGWDGSHPFGVPIFVVTHKAPDDWAHPDAPLTFVTDGLESAVRRARAVAGDRAVGVAAGEMARQALDAGLLDEIRVDLVPVLLGGGTRLIGDLADAPVRLGTPVVRESEGVTHLRYPVVRAPGV encoded by the coding sequence ATGGCCTCTGTCGTGACGTCGGCGTCGATGTCGCTGGACGGCTACATCGCCGGGCCAGCCGAAAGCGGGTTCGAGCTGCTGTTCGCCTGGCACAACAACGGTGACATCGAGGTTCCGTCCGCCGATCCGCGGTGGTCGTTCCGGTTGACGGCCGCCAGCGCCGAGCACGTCCGCGGACAACTCGCGGAGTTCGGCGCGCTGGTGGTGGGACGGCGGCTGTTCGATCTGACGGGCGGGTGGGACGGCAGTCATCCGTTCGGGGTCCCCATCTTCGTCGTGACCCACAAGGCCCCGGACGACTGGGCGCATCCGGACGCGCCGCTGACCTTCGTCACCGACGGGCTGGAGAGCGCCGTGCGGCGGGCGCGGGCGGTCGCTGGGGATCGCGCCGTCGGCGTGGCGGCGGGGGAGATGGCGCGGCAGGCGCTCGACGCGGGGCTGCTGGACGAGATTCGCGTCGATCTCGTCCCGGTGCTGCTCGGCGGCGGGACGCGACTCATCGGAGACCTCGCCGACGCCCCCGTGCGACTCGGCACGCCCGTCGTGCGCGAGAGCGAGGGCGTGACGCATCTGCGTTACCCCGTCGTCCGGGCGCCAGGGGTATGA
- a CDS encoding type II secretion system F family protein: MVTRRFLLAGLLAVLGALVPVSAHAAAPVARVDALTISGDRARFLFAGAGLPPDAELDPSSLRVTLDGRAASAQAEPPGAARPGGTAPGRSVMIVLDTSGSMGAAGLAAARQGAQRFLDRLPSDVAAGLALAGTRPGAQVVVRPTTDRAAPARAMRTLRPTGETDLYDGIAEAAAVLTGVDRRVVVLSDGADTGSATSLRAVRDRLTAARVTLDAVAFRTAEADDAALRVLTGATGGRLLKSADAGSLVQAFATAAGSYRQSMWVTVRLPSGRAGRALDLAATARAGTATLRATGKVRIAARPAATAPAAATTPAAATAVTSGALLLPMLSLVFLAIVAAVLVVPTVLAKRADVGVAGRIQRYRASDAPETGDDASSPVLRRALGLSERAVGTGDRAERMTRDLRRAGLALQPNEWLLVRVGLGLLVALVLALITGNVLLGVPLGAALAWFGTRMYLSSRTAKRLNAFADQLPDALQLIAGSLRSGFTVAQSMDRLAEQELDPLSGEISRAVAQTRLGVSVDEALEDVAERMSCRDLRWVVMAIRIQREVGGNLADVIEQTVQTMRERTHLRRHVRALSAEGRMSAYVLIALPIVVGFAMALIRPDYLEPLYKTPFGVFLLVLAIGLVCGGWVWMTRLVKVVA; this comes from the coding sequence GTGGTGACGCGGCGGTTCCTCCTCGCGGGCCTGCTGGCGGTGCTCGGCGCGCTCGTCCCGGTGAGCGCGCACGCGGCGGCGCCGGTCGCGCGCGTGGACGCGCTGACGATCTCCGGCGACCGCGCGCGGTTCCTGTTCGCGGGGGCCGGGCTGCCGCCGGACGCCGAACTCGACCCGTCCTCGCTGCGGGTGACGCTCGACGGCCGGGCCGCGTCCGCGCAGGCCGAGCCGCCCGGCGCCGCCCGGCCCGGCGGGACGGCCCCGGGGCGATCGGTCATGATCGTCCTGGACACCAGCGGCTCGATGGGCGCCGCCGGGCTCGCGGCGGCCCGGCAGGGCGCGCAGCGGTTCCTCGACCGGCTCCCGAGCGACGTCGCGGCCGGGCTCGCCCTCGCCGGTACGCGGCCGGGCGCCCAGGTCGTGGTGCGGCCCACCACCGACCGCGCGGCGCCCGCCCGGGCGATGCGCACGCTGCGGCCCACCGGAGAGACCGACCTGTACGACGGCATCGCCGAGGCGGCGGCCGTGCTGACGGGCGTCGACCGGCGCGTCGTCGTGCTGTCGGACGGCGCGGACACCGGCAGCGCGACGTCCCTGCGGGCCGTCCGCGACCGTCTCACCGCCGCGCGGGTCACCCTCGACGCGGTGGCGTTCCGCACCGCCGAGGCCGACGACGCCGCGCTGCGCGTCCTGACCGGCGCGACCGGCGGACGGCTGCTGAAGTCCGCCGACGCCGGCAGCCTCGTCCAGGCCTTCGCGACCGCCGCGGGCAGCTACCGGCAGAGCATGTGGGTCACGGTGCGGCTGCCGTCCGGGCGCGCGGGCCGGGCCCTGGACCTCGCCGCGACGGCGCGGGCCGGGACGGCGACGCTGCGCGCGACCGGAAAGGTGCGGATCGCCGCGCGTCCGGCCGCGACCGCCCCGGCGGCGGCCACCACCCCGGCCGCCGCGACCGCCGTCACGTCCGGCGCGCTGCTGCTGCCGATGCTGAGCCTCGTGTTCCTCGCGATCGTGGCGGCGGTGCTCGTCGTGCCGACCGTCCTCGCCAAGCGCGCGGACGTCGGCGTCGCGGGCCGGATCCAGCGCTACCGGGCGTCCGACGCGCCCGAGACCGGCGACGACGCGTCCAGTCCCGTCCTGCGCCGCGCGCTCGGGCTGAGCGAACGGGCCGTCGGCACCGGCGACCGCGCCGAGCGGATGACCCGCGACCTGCGCCGCGCGGGCCTGGCGCTCCAGCCGAACGAGTGGCTGCTCGTGCGCGTCGGCCTCGGCCTGCTGGTCGCGCTCGTGCTGGCGCTGATCACCGGGAACGTCCTGCTCGGGGTGCCGCTCGGCGCCGCGCTCGCCTGGTTCGGCACGCGGATGTACCTGTCGTCGCGGACCGCCAAGCGCCTCAACGCGTTCGCCGACCAGCTCCCCGACGCGCTCCAGCTCATCGCCGGGTCGCTGCGCTCGGGCTTCACCGTCGCCCAGTCGATGGACCGGCTCGCCGAGCAGGAACTCGACCCGCTGAGCGGCGAGATCTCCCGGGCGGTCGCGCAGACCCGGCTCGGCGTCTCGGTGGACGAGGCGCTGGAGGACGTCGCCGAGCGCATGTCCTGCCGCGACCTGCGCTGGGTCGTCATGGCGATCCGCATCCAGCGGGAGGTCGGCGGCAACCTCGCCGACGTGATCGAGCAGACCGTCCAGACGATGCGCGAGCGCACCCATCTGCGGCGGCACGTGCGGGCGCTCAGCGCGGAGGGGCGCATGTCCGCATACGTTCTGATCGCGCTGCCGATCGTCGTGGGCTTCGCCATGGCGCTCATCCGTCCGGACTACCTGGAACCGCTGTACAAGACGCCGTTCGGAGTCTTCCTGCTGGTCCTCGCGATCGGCCTCGTCTGCGGCGGGTGGGTCTGGATGACCCGACTGGTGAAGGTGGTCGCCTGA
- a CDS encoding CpaF family protein has translation MSTLGERLARLQDGTAPPAAGVSSQLVQTSGRRSSRPVDPYAGLKRRVHQALVDALGPRIHESDLSPGELEQRVRSTLQEMLAREETPLTAADRDRVEQDVADEILGLGPLEPYLNDPEVTEIMVNGPGQIYVERGGRLTLVGGAFAGEASLRRTIEKIVAKVGRRIDESSPMVDARLPDGSRVNAVVPPVAMDGALLTIRKFAVDPLTIQDLIGFGTLTAQVAELLIACVRGRMNILISGGTGSGKTTTLNVMSSFIPPDERIVTIEDAAELQLRQEHVLRMEARPPNVEDRGEITIRDLVRNSLRMRPDRIIVGEVRDGAALDMLQAMNTGHDGSLTTVHANAPREAMSRVETMVLMAGMELPIRVVREQVGSAIDLVVHQTRFKDGSRRITHVTEVTGLEGDVVTLQDLFLFDPRIADSEGRVGALRPTGLRPRFLDRLRDRGIDVPGDVFGHGPSPW, from the coding sequence ATGAGCACGCTCGGGGAGCGGCTCGCACGGCTTCAGGACGGCACGGCGCCGCCGGCCGCGGGCGTGTCCTCCCAGCTCGTGCAGACGTCGGGACGCCGTTCGTCGCGTCCCGTGGACCCGTACGCGGGGCTGAAGCGCCGCGTCCACCAGGCGCTGGTCGACGCGCTCGGCCCGCGCATCCACGAGAGCGACCTGAGCCCGGGGGAGCTGGAGCAGCGCGTCCGGTCCACGCTCCAGGAGATGCTGGCGCGCGAGGAGACGCCGCTCACCGCCGCTGACCGCGACCGGGTCGAGCAGGACGTCGCCGACGAGATCCTCGGCCTCGGCCCGCTGGAGCCCTACCTGAACGACCCCGAGGTCACCGAGATCATGGTGAACGGGCCGGGGCAGATCTACGTGGAGCGCGGCGGACGGCTGACGCTGGTCGGCGGCGCGTTCGCGGGCGAGGCCAGCCTGCGCCGGACGATCGAGAAGATCGTCGCGAAGGTGGGGCGCCGCATCGACGAGTCCAGCCCGATGGTCGACGCCCGCCTGCCCGACGGCAGCCGCGTCAACGCGGTGGTGCCGCCGGTCGCGATGGACGGCGCGCTGCTCACGATCCGGAAGTTCGCCGTCGACCCGCTGACGATCCAGGACCTCATCGGGTTCGGGACGCTGACGGCGCAGGTCGCCGAGCTGCTCATCGCCTGCGTGCGCGGACGGATGAACATCCTGATCAGCGGCGGCACCGGGTCGGGCAAGACGACGACCCTGAACGTCATGTCGTCGTTCATCCCGCCCGACGAGCGGATCGTCACGATCGAGGACGCCGCCGAACTCCAGCTCCGCCAGGAGCACGTCCTGCGCATGGAGGCCCGGCCGCCGAACGTGGAGGACCGGGGCGAGATCACGATCCGCGACCTCGTCCGCAACAGCCTGCGGATGCGGCCGGACCGGATCATCGTCGGGGAGGTCCGCGACGGCGCCGCCCTCGACATGCTCCAGGCCATGAACACCGGCCATGACGGCTCGCTGACGACCGTCCACGCGAACGCGCCGCGCGAGGCGATGTCGCGGGTGGAGACGATGGTGCTGATGGCGGGGATGGAGCTGCCGATCCGGGTCGTCCGGGAACAGGTCGGCTCGGCGATCGATCTCGTCGTCCACCAGACGCGGTTCAAGGACGGCTCGCGGCGCATCACCCATGTCACCGAGGTCACCGGGCTGGAGGGCGACGTCGTCACCCTCCAGGACCTGTTCCTGTTCGACCCGCGCATCGCGGACTCCGAGGGACGGGTCGGCGCGCTGCGTCCCACCGGCCTGCGCCCGCGCTTCCTCGACCGGCTGCGGGACCGGGGGATCGACGTTCCGGGCGACGTGTTCGGCCACGGGCCGTCCCCGTGGTGA
- a CDS encoding type II secretion system F family protein codes for MLLLLGMVLLALAALLVLGTFGGRRSNARTAAGGVQAIERSYAPRVAGAADVAAPDEAFLPVFARLALRLSRADKVDRLRARLDVAGNPEPWTPDRMLSFKGVGLVGGALVGVLFGLSAGVGLGFVFVVGLAAFGFFLPDILLYNAGIKRQDQISQSLPDLLDLLGISVQAGLGFDAALTRVALSIEGPLGREMARLLQEMRLGASREEALKSLADRTSVDELQTFTAALVQAAALGIPVGDILREQASELRIKRRQTAEERAQKVSVKITFPVVVCILPALFIIVIGPGILSMISSGVFG; via the coding sequence ATGCTGCTCCTGCTCGGCATGGTGCTGCTCGCCCTGGCCGCCCTGCTCGTCCTCGGGACGTTCGGCGGACGCCGTTCCAACGCGCGGACGGCGGCGGGCGGCGTCCAGGCCATCGAACGGTCCTACGCGCCGCGCGTCGCGGGCGCCGCCGACGTGGCCGCGCCGGACGAGGCGTTCCTGCCCGTCTTCGCGCGGCTCGCGCTGCGCCTGTCCCGCGCCGACAAGGTGGACCGGCTGCGCGCCCGGCTGGACGTCGCGGGCAACCCCGAGCCGTGGACGCCCGACCGGATGCTGTCGTTCAAGGGCGTCGGCCTGGTCGGCGGCGCGCTCGTCGGCGTGCTGTTCGGGCTGAGCGCGGGCGTGGGGCTCGGGTTCGTCTTCGTCGTCGGGCTGGCCGCGTTCGGGTTCTTCCTGCCCGACATCCTGCTCTACAACGCCGGGATCAAGCGCCAGGACCAGATCAGCCAGTCGCTGCCCGACCTGCTCGACCTGCTCGGCATCAGCGTCCAGGCGGGCCTCGGCTTCGACGCCGCGCTGACCCGGGTGGCGCTGTCGATCGAGGGGCCGCTCGGCCGCGAGATGGCGCGGCTGCTCCAGGAGATGCGGCTCGGCGCGTCCCGCGAGGAGGCACTGAAGTCGCTCGCCGACCGGACGTCGGTGGACGAGCTGCAGACCTTCACGGCGGCGCTCGTCCAGGCGGCGGCCCTCGGCATCCCGGTCGGCGACATCCTGCGCGAGCAGGCGAGCGAACTGCGCATCAAGCGGCGGCAGACGGCGGAGGAGCGGGCGCAGAAGGTGTCGGTCAAGATCACCTTCCCGGTCGTGGTGTGCATTCTGCCCGCGCTGTTCATCATCGTGATCGGCCCGGGCATCCTGTCCATGATCAGCAGCGGGGTGTTCGGCTGA
- a CDS encoding phosphorothioated DNA-binding restriction endonuclease, whose protein sequence is MVWPERVARMRRFTRGGERDPNKALLLLFALGRLQREGHAPLRFRDVEEPLGALLIEFGPPKPASPGYPFHTLAGDGLWEVGTPGGGASPGADPALLRHVDAVGRLVPLFAKELLADPGMFVQVCRILLDTNFEPSLHGDLCAAVGLMPEVAEAALLAPYVDGALPRARRDPMLRQKVLVAYDCRCAFCGFEGWMGNTVVGLERVRLRWAAFDGHDALENSLCLCTLHQRLFDKGVLGLGQSGTIMVSRHFVGLTDTARDQVLALTGRRAVAPAAGFPPPDRRNIDWHTRQVFRGPARINGPGGGI, encoded by the coding sequence GTGGTCTGGCCAGAGCGGGTCGCCCGGATGCGGCGGTTCACACGGGGCGGGGAGCGCGACCCCAACAAGGCGCTGCTCCTCCTGTTCGCGCTGGGCCGTCTCCAGCGCGAGGGCCATGCGCCGTTGCGGTTCCGCGACGTCGAGGAGCCCCTCGGCGCGCTGCTGATCGAGTTCGGGCCGCCCAAGCCCGCGAGTCCCGGCTACCCGTTCCACACGCTGGCCGGCGACGGCCTGTGGGAGGTCGGGACGCCCGGTGGCGGGGCGAGCCCCGGCGCGGACCCCGCCCTGCTGCGCCATGTGGACGCGGTCGGCCGCCTGGTGCCGCTGTTCGCTAAGGAGCTGCTGGCCGATCCGGGGATGTTCGTCCAGGTCTGCCGGATCCTGCTGGACACCAACTTCGAGCCGAGCCTGCACGGCGACCTCTGCGCGGCCGTCGGGCTGATGCCCGAGGTCGCCGAGGCGGCGCTGCTCGCCCCCTACGTCGACGGTGCCCTGCCGCGCGCCCGCCGCGACCCGATGCTGCGGCAGAAGGTGCTCGTCGCCTACGACTGCCGGTGCGCGTTCTGCGGGTTCGAGGGCTGGATGGGCAACACCGTCGTCGGCCTGGAAAGGGTGCGGCTGCGCTGGGCCGCGTTCGACGGGCACGACGCGCTGGAGAACTCGCTGTGCCTGTGCACGCTGCACCAGCGGTTGTTCGACAAGGGCGTCCTCGGTCTGGGCCAGAGCGGGACGATCATGGTGTCGCGGCACTTCGTCGGGCTGACCGACACCGCCCGCGACCAGGTCCTCGCCCTGACCGGCCGCCGCGCCGTCGCGCCCGCCGCGGGCTTCCCCCCGCCCGACCGCCGCAACATCGACTGGCACACCCGCCAGGTCTTCCGCGGCCCCGCCCGCATCAACGGCCCCGGCGGCGGCATCTGA
- a CDS encoding Flp family type IVb pilin — protein sequence MINNVLLRMIVGFQTRVTEREDRGATAVEYGLIVGLVSLAIVTAITAFGTSLSDMFDRLSTEVGKVAP from the coding sequence GTGATCAACAACGTGCTGCTTCGGATGATCGTCGGCTTCCAGACCCGCGTTACCGAGCGCGAAGACCGCGGCGCCACCGCCGTCGAGTACGGCCTGATCGTCGGCCTGGTCTCGCTGGCGATCGTCACCGCGATCACCGCCTTCGGCACAAGCCTGTCGGACATGTTCGACCGGCTCAGCACCGAGGTCGGCAAGGTGGCGCCGTAA
- a CDS encoding pilus assembly protein TadG-related protein: MTPATALTRALDAVRRRRRRYPGDRGAMAPLIAVLMAGGMLIGVGGVAVDLGRLYIERGELQNGADAAALAAARRCATDPTLCQVSDLGTVIGQQAKSNASDGKAAATVTCGRKTLPSPGALGPCGPDATNRTKCVGDRPASGNYVEVRTSTVYKDGRTVIPPTITQLIPGAPKKGTTVGACARARWGSPQKIPKAFPLLISKCLWNWATSNGTVYADPAAKSLLSLDWSLLRTLTNDNTACPSGVAGDVGQYGHLAQLRWANAACQASVDLDSVVEAAEGTSLLAGVWKWIGGCNVDTWFTWLLSALTLSLPPVVYLPVFDSVTKSGLVYRYHVVGFAPIRLTSLALGLSGVRVPPVPNCGGLNPFAVCLQGFFTRSLAPGPTSGGQDFGAAAISLAG; this comes from the coding sequence ATGACCCCGGCCACGGCACTGACCCGCGCGCTGGACGCCGTCCGTCGGCGTCGGCGCCGCTATCCCGGTGACCGGGGCGCGATGGCCCCGCTCATCGCGGTGCTCATGGCCGGCGGCATGCTGATCGGGGTCGGCGGGGTCGCCGTCGACCTCGGCCGTCTTTACATCGAGCGCGGCGAGCTGCAGAACGGCGCGGACGCCGCCGCGCTCGCCGCCGCCCGGCGGTGCGCGACCGACCCGACACTGTGCCAGGTATCCGATCTCGGGACTGTGATCGGGCAGCAGGCCAAGTCCAACGCGTCCGACGGCAAGGCCGCCGCCACGGTGACGTGTGGGCGCAAGACCCTGCCGTCGCCCGGTGCGCTCGGCCCCTGTGGCCCGGACGCGACCAACCGCACCAAGTGCGTGGGCGACCGGCCCGCGTCCGGCAACTACGTGGAAGTCCGCACGTCGACCGTCTACAAGGACGGACGAACCGTGATCCCGCCGACGATCACGCAGCTCATCCCCGGCGCACCGAAGAAGGGCACCACGGTCGGCGCCTGCGCCCGTGCGCGTTGGGGTTCCCCCCAGAAGATCCCCAAGGCGTTTCCGCTCTTGATCTCCAAGTGCCTATGGAATTGGGCGACGAGCAACGGCACCGTCTACGCCGACCCCGCCGCGAAGTCGCTCCTGAGCCTGGACTGGTCGCTGCTGCGCACGCTCACCAACGACAACACGGCCTGCCCCTCGGGTGTGGCGGGTGACGTGGGCCAGTACGGTCACCTCGCCCAGCTCCGTTGGGCCAACGCCGCCTGCCAGGCGTCGGTGGATCTCGACTCGGTGGTCGAGGCGGCCGAGGGCACTTCCCTGCTCGCCGGAGTCTGGAAGTGGATCGGGGGCTGCAACGTCGACACCTGGTTCACGTGGCTCCTCTCGGCGTTGACCCTGTCACTCCCCCCGGTCGTTTATCTTCCGGTGTTCGACTCGGTGACGAAGTCGGGCCTCGTTTACCGCTACCACGTGGTCGGCTTCGCTCCCATCCGGCTGACCTCGTTGGCCCTCGGACTGTCGGGCGTCCGCGTTCCGCCGGTCCCCAACTGTGGCGGACTGAACCCCTTCGCCGTGTGCCTGCAGGGGTTTTTCACCCGGTCCCTGGCGCCCGGTCCCACGAGCGGCGGTCAGGACTTCGGTGCCGCTGCCATCTCACTGGCCGGATAA
- a CDS encoding pentapeptide repeat-containing protein, which translates to MADECDLRGRRLAYARLTDGEIDRCVFTGCRLMGLNIQRVVLSDAVFERCRFDIRD; encoded by the coding sequence TTGGCTGACGAATGCGACCTTCGAGGACGGCGACTTGCCTACGCCCGTCTCACCGACGGCGAAATCGACCGCTGTGTCTTCACTGGCTGTCGTCTCATGGGCCTGAACATCCAGCGGGTCGTCCTGAGCGACGCCGTCTTCGAGCGCTGCCGCTTCGACATCCGGGACTGA
- a CDS encoding TadE/TadG family type IV pilus assembly protein, whose product MRARENGDRGSVAVEFGLLIPILLIVILGTFDLGRMVFQKMELSEAAGQAARAAALAVGAGRSPQDAAQAAVQAVSPTGLRFTLTNKCTSAEAIMKVTVTCAFKGNPAWSGIADRDLSASAATPCVPEPS is encoded by the coding sequence ATGCGGGCACGTGAGAACGGCGACCGGGGATCGGTCGCGGTCGAGTTCGGCCTGCTCATCCCCATCCTCCTGATCGTCATCCTCGGCACGTTCGACCTCGGCCGGATGGTGTTCCAGAAGATGGAACTCTCCGAGGCGGCGGGGCAGGCCGCGCGAGCGGCCGCCCTCGCCGTCGGCGCCGGTCGTAGTCCGCAGGACGCGGCCCAGGCGGCGGTCCAAGCGGTCTCGCCTACCGGCCTCCGGTTCACGCTCACCAACAAGTGCACGAGCGCCGAAGCGATCATGAAGGTGACCGTGACCTGCGCTTTCAAGGGCAACCCCGCGTGGTCGGGGATCGCGGACCGGGATCTGTCCGCGTCGGCCGCCACGCCCTGCGTCCCGGAGCCGTCGTGA
- the cpaB gene encoding Flp pilus assembly protein CpaB — MLNRRFVTVAAALVLAVLGTALVLMYVKGADRRAVEGKQGVDVLVATKAIPPGVLGSRLVADGYAKSVRMPAQSVPDDILRSVGPAEASLVLSSALKAGELIRRPLLVTPSASQYFTVPKGKLAMTIALSDAQRVAGYVKAGSKVAVFAAYKLLDAKGAPRGEAGGARLLMSDIDVLSVGLSGNKDKKDDEATTLVTLAVTQQEAEKIVWGTQGGKVDNALYLGLQTDASELDPNSPGVSSFGLFR; from the coding sequence GTGTTGAACCGTCGTTTCGTCACCGTCGCGGCGGCACTCGTGCTCGCCGTGCTGGGCACGGCGCTGGTGCTGATGTACGTGAAGGGCGCCGACCGGCGCGCGGTCGAGGGCAAGCAGGGCGTGGACGTCCTGGTCGCGACCAAGGCCATCCCGCCGGGCGTTCTCGGCAGCCGGCTCGTCGCGGACGGCTACGCCAAGTCCGTCCGGATGCCCGCGCAGTCCGTCCCGGACGACATCCTGCGCTCGGTCGGTCCCGCCGAGGCGAGCCTGGTGCTGTCGTCCGCGCTGAAGGCGGGCGAGCTGATCCGCCGTCCGCTGCTGGTGACGCCGAGCGCGTCGCAGTACTTCACCGTCCCCAAGGGCAAGCTGGCCATGACGATCGCGCTGAGCGACGCCCAGCGCGTCGCGGGGTACGTCAAGGCCGGCTCGAAGGTCGCGGTGTTCGCCGCGTACAAGCTGCTCGACGCCAAGGGCGCCCCGCGCGGCGAGGCTGGCGGTGCGCGCCTGCTCATGTCCGACATCGACGTACTCTCGGTGGGACTGTCCGGCAACAAGGACAAGAAGGACGACGAGGCCACCACCCTCGTCACCCTCGCGGTCACCCAGCAGGAGGCCGAGAAGATCGTGTGGGGCACCCAGGGCGGCAAGGTCGACAACGCGCTGTACCTGGGCCTCCAGACGGACGCCTCCGAACTCGATCCGAACAGCCCCGGCGTGTCCAGCTTCGGGCTCTTCCGATAG
- a CDS encoding AAA family ATPase, with translation MPIICEPNDQTARRLAAPFREDGHVALDLKALRAALDELPQELVVVLGPGVDLRSAVRLTALLREEQPALGVVLVRDRLDVDVLAEAMRAGVREVVPDRDFPALLDACKRVWEISSRLRSAESGAFRQVAAEPPAGQVVVVFAGKGGCGKSMVSTNLGVALARQGRRVCLVDLDLGFGDVGIMLRVDPQRTVVDAVPMVGHMDRTGAHSILTPHESGLQSVLAPIAPGDAEKVSGRLVTELLAVLRQMFEVVVVDSPPQFSEQVLAAFDVADTHVLVASPEVTALKGLRVTLDMLDTLGYARDARAVVLNRADARAGLSRSDIDRVVGMAVAAEIPNHPDVPVSINRGVPLTMSDPRHPVSRAIDGLIARTVAAGQAAAEPEPPRRMRRRSRARS, from the coding sequence ATGCCCATCATCTGCGAACCGAACGACCAGACCGCCCGCCGCCTCGCGGCCCCGTTCCGCGAGGACGGCCACGTGGCGCTCGACCTCAAGGCCCTGCGGGCCGCGCTGGACGAGCTGCCCCAGGAACTGGTCGTCGTGCTCGGCCCCGGCGTCGACCTGCGCTCGGCGGTGCGTCTGACGGCGCTGCTGCGCGAGGAGCAGCCCGCGCTCGGCGTCGTGCTCGTCCGCGACCGGCTCGACGTGGACGTGCTGGCCGAGGCGATGCGCGCGGGCGTCCGCGAGGTCGTCCCCGACCGCGACTTCCCCGCCCTGCTGGACGCGTGCAAGCGCGTCTGGGAGATCTCCTCGCGGCTGCGGTCCGCCGAGTCCGGCGCGTTCCGGCAGGTCGCGGCCGAGCCGCCGGCCGGCCAGGTCGTCGTCGTGTTCGCCGGGAAGGGCGGCTGCGGCAAGTCGATGGTGTCGACCAATCTCGGCGTCGCGCTGGCGCGCCAGGGCCGCCGGGTCTGTCTGGTGGACCTCGACCTCGGGTTCGGCGACGTCGGCATCATGCTCCGCGTCGACCCGCAGCGGACGGTCGTGGACGCCGTCCCGATGGTCGGCCACATGGACCGCACCGGCGCGCACTCGATCCTGACGCCGCACGAGTCCGGCCTGCAGAGCGTCCTCGCGCCCATCGCGCCCGGCGACGCCGAGAAGGTGTCCGGACGGCTCGTCACCGAACTGCTGGCCGTGCTGCGGCAGATGTTCGAGGTCGTCGTGGTCGACAGCCCGCCGCAGTTCAGCGAGCAGGTGCTGGCGGCGTTCGACGTCGCCGACACGCACGTCCTCGTGGCGAGCCCCGAGGTCACCGCGCTGAAGGGGCTGCGGGTCACGCTCGACATGCTGGACACGCTCGGCTACGCCCGGGACGCCCGCGCGGTCGTCCTCAACCGGGCCGACGCCCGCGCGGGGCTCTCGCGGTCCGACATCGACCGGGTGGTCGGCATGGCCGTCGCCGCCGAGATCCCGAACCATCCCGACGTTCCGGTCTCGATCAACCGGGGGGTGCCCCTCACGATGAGCGATCCGCGACACCCGGTCAGCCGGGCGATCGACGGGCTGATCGCCCGCACGGTCGCCGCCGGGCAGGCCGCCGCCGAACCCGAGCCGCCGCGCCGGATGCGGCGCCGCTCCCGGGCGCGCTCATGA
- a CDS encoding response regulator transcription factor — MTIRVVVVDGHTLCRLGLAHVVRAHPDIELAGEADSLAEGRLWLESGDPTVVVIARRLPDGDGLTLASALRTVRPDVGIVVMAPRDGDDALFRAMDLRASAFVDEAAPVAELLAAIRHAAVAPLSFTASDLVGALRRRRGGDLLSAREREVLALLTNGLSIAEIARTMHLSHSTAKTYTARLYEKLGATNRAQALMAALRQGLIRPEEMHATDHPKAAMTAR; from the coding sequence ATGACGATCCGAGTCGTCGTCGTGGACGGGCACACGCTGTGCCGCCTGGGTCTGGCCCACGTGGTCAGGGCCCACCCCGACATTGAGCTGGCCGGCGAGGCCGACAGCCTCGCCGAGGGCCGCCTCTGGCTGGAGTCCGGCGATCCCACGGTCGTGGTGATCGCGCGGCGCCTCCCCGACGGCGACGGCCTCACGCTGGCCTCCGCCCTGCGCACCGTCCGCCCCGACGTAGGCATCGTCGTGATGGCACCCCGGGACGGCGACGACGCCCTGTTCCGCGCGATGGACCTACGAGCCTCAGCCTTCGTGGACGAGGCCGCCCCGGTAGCCGAACTCCTGGCCGCAATCCGCCACGCCGCAGTAGCCCCCCTGTCCTTCACCGCGTCCGACCTGGTAGGCGCCCTGCGCCGCCGCCGAGGCGGCGACCTGCTCAGCGCCCGCGAACGCGAGGTCCTGGCCCTGCTGACGAACGGCCTCTCCATCGCCGAGATCGCCCGCACGATGCACCTCAGCCACTCGACGGCCAAGACCTACACGGCCCGCCTCTACGAGAAGCTGGGCGCCACGAACCGCGCCCAGGCCCTCATGGCCGCCCTCCGCCAGGGCCTGATCCGCCCCGAAGAGATGCACGCGACCGACCACCCAAAAGCCGCCATGACCGCCCGCTGA